From a single Nitrospiria bacterium genomic region:
- a CDS encoding N-glycosylase/DNA lyase: MRKRRPPVKHTPAGKKSVARPSTQATLESLMGDYRWKQGAIRSRLSEFRQVFEKGDEAIFRELCFCIAAANSSAEMGMKTVDAIKDIVLEADLETLQHRLRRGFRYKLKRPSYIVHTRDYLKKEHGFKLGELLRSFPDHETRRDFLVFNPDIKGIGFKEASHFLRNIGYRGYAILDKHILNCLSELGVIRRNRKPLNPERYRRIERKMRAFADQTGIDMDELDLLLWSRKTGKILK, from the coding sequence ATGCGCAAAAGACGCCCCCCCGTAAAGCATACGCCCGCCGGCAAAAAATCCGTCGCGCGGCCTTCTACGCAGGCAACCCTTGAATCGTTGATGGGCGATTACCGATGGAAGCAAGGGGCCATCCGTTCCCGTCTGAGCGAATTCCGGCAGGTTTTTGAAAAGGGGGACGAGGCGATCTTCCGCGAGCTCTGCTTCTGCATCGCGGCGGCCAACTCCAGCGCCGAGATGGGGATGAAGACGGTTGATGCGATCAAGGACATCGTGCTGGAGGCCGATCTTGAGACGCTTCAGCACCGTCTCCGACGCGGATTTCGATACAAGCTCAAACGGCCCTCCTATATTGTTCATACGCGCGACTACTTAAAGAAGGAGCACGGCTTCAAACTCGGCGAACTGCTCCGGTCGTTTCCGGATCATGAGACCCGCCGGGATTTTCTTGTCTTCAACCCGGACATCAAAGGGATCGGGTTCAAGGAGGCGAGTCATTTTCTGCGGAACATCGGCTACCGGGGCTACGCCATCCTGGACAAGCACATCCTCAACTGCCTGTCCGAGCTCGGCGTGATCCGGCGAAACCGCAAGCCGCTCAACCCGGAACGGTATCGCCGTATCGAACGGAAAATGCGGGCCTTTGCCGACCAAACCGGCATCGACATGGACGAGCTGGATCTCCTGCTCTGGAGCCGGAAGACGGGGAAGATATTGAAGTAG